The following are encoded together in the Eptesicus fuscus isolate TK198812 chromosome 16, DD_ASM_mEF_20220401, whole genome shotgun sequence genome:
- the YPEL5 gene encoding protein yippee-like 5, which yields MGRIFLDHIGGTRLFSCANCDTILTNRSELISTRFTGATGRAFLFNKVVNLQYSEVQDRVMLTGRHMVRDVSCKNCNSKLGWIYEFATEDSQRYKEGRVILERALVRESEGFEEHVPSDNS from the exons ATGGGCAGAATTTTCCTTGATCACATTGGTGGTACCCGTCTGTTTTCTTGTGCAAACTGCGATACGATTCTGACCAACCGCTCAGAACTCATCTCCACTCGATTCACAGGTGCCACTGGCAGAGCATTTCTTTTTAACAAG GTAGTTAACCTGCAGTACAGTGAAGTTCAAGACCGGGTCATGCTTACTGGCCGCCACATGGTTCGAGATGTGAGCTGTAAAAACTGCAATAGCAAACTGGGATGGATCTATGAGTTTGCCACTGAAGACAGCCAGCGTTATAAGGAAGGCCGTGTGATCCTGGAACGTGCTCTAGTTCGAGAGAGTGAGGGTTTTGAGGAGCATGTACCATCTGATAACTcttga